One genomic segment of Lampris incognitus isolate fLamInc1 chromosome 2, fLamInc1.hap2, whole genome shotgun sequence includes these proteins:
- the si:ch73-70k4.1 gene encoding uncharacterized protein si:ch73-70k4.1: MSEKRPKSKLKRKKSAVEEHRTDGSHKGTTPKSNVSLASGDVKTGFDSCKAIQGSAITATGWWSREDPSTVEGLWALTLRAALPYIETKPWGQVPALPEPSAVKHSTLQLGDWLCCDHSNDVPPLPEPHPSPGALLSSHPLPNPSHEEVCSPVHKRTSNTPSPPASPCKVGRLAANNVRASLAPGRRQTLENGEPTTSSQARDTNDCKWRPRPPPAKRRPSAVPDYQPSVRAWATAPSLKLGLARGKEKDGDSGLTRRQPLAHQGETSDSRAPQQPEGKAGKGGAEARVEGQEEEEVLNCRRDGSDGGGGGGLQRCPMCLMKFPAGFMQMDCDSHLALCLSELSMDMTW, translated from the exons ATGTCCGAGAAACGTCCCAAATCTAAACTGAAAAGAAAGAAGTCCGCTGTCGAAGAGCACCGCACGGATGGATCTCACAAAGGGACGACGCCAAAAAGCAATGTATCGCTCGCTTCCGGCGACGTTAAAACGGGTTTCGACAGCTGCAAGGCGATTCAGGG GTCTGCAATTACCGCAACGGGATGGTGGAGCAGAGAAGACCCCTCTACAGTAGAAGGTCTATGGGCCTTAACATTGAGAGCTGCACTGCCTTACATAGAGACCAAGCCATGGGGTCAAGTTCCTGCCCTTCCAGAGCCATCTGCAGTG AAACACTCAACACTGCAGTTGGGTGACTGGCTATGCTGTGACCACAGCAATGACGTACCTCCCCTTCCCGAGCCCCATCCATCTCCCGGTGCTCTACTCAGCTCGCATCCCCTTCCCAACCCCTCCCATGAGGAAGTCTGTTCCCCAGTCCACAAAAGGACATCAAACACTCCAAGTCCTCCGGCGTCCCCTTGTAAAGTGGGACGACTGGCGGCGAACAACGTCCGTGCTTCTCTTGCCCCGGGTAGACGGCAGACACTAGAGAATGGGGAACCTACAACATCCAGCCAAGCCAGGGACACGAATGACTGCAAGTGGAGGCCCCGCCCACCACCCGCCAAAAGACGTCCATCGGCGGTCCCGGATTATCAGCCCTCTGTCAGAGCCTGGGCAACGGCGCCATCGCTGAAACTTGGGCTTGCAAGAGGGAAGGAGAAGGATGGAGACAGTGGGCTCACCAGAAGGCAGCCGCTTGCACACCAGGGGGAGACCTCTGACAGCCGTGCTCCCCAGCAGCCGGAGGGCAAGGCTGGAAAAGGAGGAGCAGAGGCCCGAGTggaggggcaggaggaggaggaggtgcttAATTGCAGAAGGGATGGCagcgatggaggaggaggaggtggcctGCAGAGGTGTCCTATGTGTTTGATGAAGTTCCCTGCTGG GTTCATGCAGATGGACTGTGACAGCCACCTGGCCCTGTGTCTGTCAGAGTTGAGTATGGACATGACGTGGTGA